The proteins below are encoded in one region of Dasypus novemcinctus isolate mDasNov1 chromosome 13, mDasNov1.1.hap2, whole genome shotgun sequence:
- the KCNJ9 gene encoding G protein-activated inward rectifier potassium channel 3 — MAQENAAFSPGPDEPPRRRGRQRYVEKDGRCNVQQGNVRETYRYLTDLFTTLVDLQWRLSLLFFVLAYALTWLFFGAIWWLIAYGRGDLEHLEDTAWTPCVNNLNGFVAAFLFSIETETTIGYGHRVITDQCPEGIVLLLLQAILGSMVNAFMVGCMFVKISQPNKRAATLVFSSHAVVSLRDGRLCLMFRVGDLRSSHIVEASIRAKLIRSRQTLEGEFIPLHQTDLSVGFDTGDDRLFLVSPLVISHEIDAASPFWEASRRALERDDFEIVVILEGMVEATGMTCQARSSYLVDEVLWGHRFTSVLTLEDGFYEVDYASFHETFEVPTPSCSARELAEAAARLDAHLYWSIPSRLDEKVEEEGAGEGAGGGTGADKEQNGCLPPPESESKV, encoded by the exons ATGGCGCAGGAGAACGCCGCCTTCTCGCCCGGGCCGGACGAGCCCCCGCGCCGCCGCGGCCGCCAGCGCTACGTGGAGAAGGACGGCCGGTGCAACGTGCAGCAGGGCAACGTGCGCGAGACGTACCGCTACCTGACCGACCTCTTCACCACGCTCGTGGACCTGCAGTGGCGCCTCAGCCTGCTCTTCTTCGTGCTCGCCTACGCGCTCACCTGGCTCTTCTTCGGCGCCATCTGGTGGCTGATCGCCTACGGCCGCGGCGACCTGGAGCACCTGGAGGACACCGCGTGGACGCCGTGCGTCAACAACCTCAACGGCTTCGTGGCCGCCTTCCTCTTCTCCATCGAGACCGAGACCACCATCGGCTACGGGCACCGCGTCATCACCGACCAGTGCCCCGAGGGCAtcgtgctgctgctgctgcaggccATCCTGGGCTCCATGGTGAACGCCTTCATGGTGGGCTGCATGTTCGTCAAGATCTCGCAGCCCAACAAGCGCGCTGCCACGCTCGTCTTCTCCTCGCACGCCGTGGTGTCGCTGCGCGACGGGCGCCTCTGCCTCATGTTCCGCGTGGGCGACCTGCGCTCCTCGCACATCGTGGAGGCCTCCATCCGCGCCAAGCTCATCCGCTCGCGCCAGACGCTCGAGGGCGAGTTCATCCCGCTGCACCAGACTGACCTCAGCGTGGGCTTCGACACCGGCGACGACCGCCTTTTCCTCGTTTCACCGCTCGTCATCAGCCATGAGATAGACGCCGCCAGCCCCTTCTGGGAGGCTTCGCGCCGCGCCCTAGAGAGGGACGACTTTGAGATCGTCGTCATCCTCGAGGGCATGGTGGAAGCCACGG GAATGACATGCCAGGCTCGAAGTTCCTACCTGGTGGATGAGGTGCTGTGGGGCCACCGCTTCACATCAGTGCTGACTCTGGAAGACGGGTTCTACGAGGTGGATTATGCCAGCTTCCACGAGACCTTTGAGGTGCCCACCCCCTCATGCAGTGCCCGAGAACTGGCCGAGGCTGCAGCCCGCCTTGATGCCCATCTCTACTGGTCCATCCCTAGCCGGCTAGACGagaaggtggaggaggagggggcgggggagggggcgggtgGAGGGACTGGAGCTGACAAGGAGCAGAATGGCTGCTTGCCACCCCCAGAGAGTGAGTCCAAGGTGTGA
- the IGSF8 gene encoding immunoglobulin superfamily member 8 yields MGSLAPAPLPPPLLLLLMLGVGCYAREVLVPEGPLYRVAGTTVFIPCNVSGYEGPAQQDFEWFLYRPEAPEAALGIISTRDPRFSYAVFVPRVAAGEVEVQRLQGDAVLLKIARLQAQDAGIYECYTPSTDSRYLGSYSGKMELRVLPDVLLVSAAPPGPRGRQASTSPPRLTVHEGQELTLGCLAQTSTQKHTHLAVSFGRAVPEVPVGRATLQEVVGLRPDLAVEAGTPFAERLAAGELRLGKEGTDRYRMVVGSAQADDAGTYHCTAAEWIQDPDGSWAQIGEKRAVLAHVDVQTLSSQLAVAVGPSEPRIGPGEPLELLCNVSGALPPPGRHAAYSVGWEMAPAGAPGPGRLVAQLDTEGVGSLGPGYEGRHIAMEKVASRTYRLRLEAARPGDSGTYRCLAKAYVRGSGARLREAASARSRPLPVHVREEGVALEAVAWLAGGTVYRGETASLFCNISVRGGPPGLRLAASWWVERAEEGELDAAPAQLVGGVGQDGVAELGVRPGGGPVSVELVGPRSHRLRLHSLGPQDEGVYHCAPSAWVQHADDSWYQAGSARSGPVTVYPYSHALDTLFVPLLVGTGVAVVTGATILGTITCCFMKRLRKR; encoded by the exons GAGTTGGATGCTATGCCCGGGAGGTGCTAGTCCCCGAGGGACCCCTGTACCGTGTGGCTGGCACGACTGTCTTCATCCCCTGCAATGTCAGTGGCTACGAGGGCCCTGCCCAGCAGGATTTTGAGTGGTTCCTGTACAGGCCTGAGGCCCCAGAGGCTGCACTGGGCATTATAAGTACCAGGGACCCCCGGTTCTCCTACGCCGTCTTCGTGCCCCGTGTGGCGGCTGGTGAGGTGGAGGTGCAGCGTCTGCAGGGTGATGCTGTGTTGCTCAAGATCGCCCGCCTTCAGGCCCAGGATGCGGGCATTTACGAGTGCTACACACCCTCCACTGACTCCCGCTACCTGGGCAGCTACAGCGGCAAGATGGAGCTGAGAG TTCTTCCAGATGTGTTGCTAGTGTCTGCTGCCCCACCGGGGCCCCGAGGCCGCCAGGCCTCCACTTCCCCCCCTCGCCTGACTGTGCACGAGGGGCAGGAGCTGACACTGGGCTGCCTGGCACAGACGAgcacacagaagcacacacactTGGCGGTGTCCTTTGGGCGAGCTGTGCCCGAGGTGCCGGTGGGGCGAGCGACCCTTCAGGAAGTGGTGGGACTCCGGCCGGACTTGGCTGTGGAGGCCGGCACCCCCTTTGCTGAACGTCTGGCTGCAGGAGAACTGCGACTGGGCAAGGAGGGGACTGATCGGTACCGCATGGTGGTGGGGAGCGCCCAGGCGGACGATGCGGGCACCTACCACTGCACTGCCGCTGAGTGGATTCAGGATCCTGATGGCAGCTGGGCTCAGATCGGGGAGAAGCGGGCTGTCCTGGCCCACGTGGATGTGCAGACGCTGT ccagccagctgGCCGTGGCCGTGGGGCCTAGTGAACCTCGGATTGGCCCAGGGGAGCCCTTGGAACTGCTGTGCAATGTGTCGGGGGCACTGCCCCCGCCAGGCCGTCACGCTGCGTACTCTGTGGGCTGGGAGATGGCACCAGCAGGGGCGCCTGGGCCTGGCCGCCTGGTAGCCCAGCTGGACACAGAAGGTGTGGGAAGCCTGGGCCCTGGCTACGAGGGCCGGCACATTGCCATGGAGAAGGTAGCGTCCAGAACCTACCGGCTGCGGCTGGAGGCTGCCAGGCCTGGCGATTCGGGCACCTACCGCTGCCTCGCTAAAGCCTACGTTCGAGGGTCTGGGGCCCGGCTGCGGGAAGCAGCCAGTGCCCGCTCCCGGCCCCTCCCCGTGCACGTCCGGGAAGAAG GTGTGGCGCTGGAGGCTGTGGCCTGGCTAGCTGGAGGCACAGTGTACCGGGGGGAGACGGCCTCCCTGTTCTGCAACATCTCTGTGCGGGGCGGCCCCCCAGGCCTGCGGCTGGCTGCCAGCTGGTGGGTGGAGCGAGCAGAGGAGGGGGAGCTGGACGCTGCCCCTGCCCAGCTGGTGGGGGGCGTGGGCCAGGATGGTGTGGCAGAGCTGGGGGTGCGGCCCGGAGGAGGCCCAGTCAGCGTGGAGCTGGTGGGGCCCCGAAGCCATCGGCTGAGACTGCACAGCTTGGGGCCTCAGGACGAAGGTGTGTACCACTGTGCGCCCAGCGCCTGGGTGCAGCACGCCGATGACAGCTGGTACCAGGCAGGCAGTGCCCGCTCGGGGCCCGTCACGGTCTACCCCTACTCGCATG CCCTGGACACCCTGTTCGTACCCCTGCTGGTGGGCACAGGCGTTGCCGTGGTCACCGGCGCCACCATCCTCGGCACCATCACCTGCTGCTTCATGAAGAGGCTGCGAAAACGATGA